Genomic window (Xenopus laevis strain J_2021 chromosome 3S, Xenopus_laevis_v10.1, whole genome shotgun sequence):
GAGTTCTAGTTCTACAATAAAACGACGAGGGAGGGAGGGTGAGAGTTCTAGTTCCACAATAAAACACGAGGGAGGGAGGGTGAGAGTTCTAGTTCTACAATAAAACACGAGGGAGGGAGGGTGAGAGTTCTAGTTCCACAATAAAAGACAGGGAGGGAGGGTGAGAGTTCTAGTTCCACAATAAAACACAAGAGGGATGTGAGAGTTGCAGTTCCACAATAAAACACAAGGGAGGAGGGTGAGAGTTCTAGTTCCACAATGAAACACAAGGGAGGAAGTGGGAGTTCTAGTTCCACAATAAACACAAGAGGGAGGTGAGAGTTCTAGTCCCACAATAACACACAAGGAGGgagatgagagttgtagttccacaataAAACACAAGGGAGGAGGGTGAGAGTTCTAGTTCTACAATAAAACACGAGGGAGGGAGGGTGAGAGTTCTAGTTCCACAATAAAagacaagggagggagggtgagaGTTCTAGTTCTACAATAAAACACAAGAGGGATGTGAGAGTTGCAGTTCCACAATAAAACACAAGGGAGGAAGTGGGAGTTCTAGTTCTACAATAAAACACAAGAGGgagatgagagttgtagttccacaataaaacacaagggagggagggtgagaGTTCTAGTTCTACAATGAAACACAAGAGGGAGGTGAGAGTTCTAGTTCCACAACAAAAGACAAGGGAGGAGGGTGAGAGTTCTAGTTCCACAATGAAacacaagggagggagggtgagaGTTCTAGTTCCACAATAAAACGAGGGAGGTGAGAGTTCTAGTTCCACAATAAAAGACACAAGGAGGGAggagagagttgtagttccacaataAAAGACACAAGGGAGGgaggtgagagttgtagttggaCAAGAGGGAAGGCCAGAGctgtaatgaaataaaagacaAGGGGAGTGAGGACACGAGGCCACTAGTCGGAGGGTCGGCAGTTACAGAGGAGGTCGGGGAGCAGTGTTGCCGCTAGAGTGAGAGCCTGGGCCGGGGATGTAACACGGAGGTATCCGGGAGGAATGAGGCGCCAGGGAACCAGTACGAGTGGCTCTCCCGTCCCACAGGGGCCGCACACACGGACTCCTCTCCCGGGCACAAGCAGCCACTCACCGACACTACTGGGCCTACAACATCAATGACGCCGGGGACTTTCCACAGTCACAGTCCGCACTCCATGAATGAGAGGCGGCTTCGAAACTACTCGAGGCCGGGGATTTGAGGCCTACTACTACTAGCCCAATGGCTGATTCCTACAGTGAAGATAAGCTCATGACTCTCGCACACAAACACGTCTAACACTGAAGCACACGGCACGCATGCGCAGCATTCACCACACGTACCACTACTCACCCACACGGACTGTGATTGGCGCCATTGCACGTCCATCAAGCCAAAAGTCCGCCCCTTTACACGTGTAGTGCAATGAAATCTTCACCCTACACTTTCTACTGAGCGATCTGACGAAACAATGGGAGAGGCCACAACGCATGCGTCAGACAGTAGCGCACGTCCCTCCCACAGACTCCCTCATTCTCCAATTACGATAAAGAACAGGATCCTCAGCCCGTGGAAGCCAGCTATGGAATCCCCGTACTCTCACCCTGAGTCTATATAAAGAAGGCGCCGGGAGAGCGAGCTCCAGAAGCGCTGTGAGCGCCAGCGGCTGTGGAACTCTGGGAGAGAACTCGCTGCTGGACGGCTGGGCGCTGAGTGAATAACAGAAGTTCTTTGAGTTCCTAATTCCTCTGTGTAACGCGCGCACCGACGTCTCACCGCAAACATGCACGGGGCTCCCTCCGGGGATAGCGCCTGTCCGCTACGGACCATCAAACGGGTCCAGTTCGGCGTCATCGGGCCTGACGAGTTGGTAAGGGGGCGGGGCCTCGGGAAAAATACCCGGAAGTTAAGGGGGTGAGAGAAGGGgcagtgctgctgctgcttcttgttGTTCTTGTTGCGCGTCTCGTATGGAGACGATTCCACTTGTATTGACTCCTGTGTATCCCCTCTCTCTCTGATTTCTACCTCacagtctgtctctctctctgatttctacctgtctgtccctctctctctgatttctacctcagtctgtccctctctctctgatttctacctcacagtctgtccctctcactctgatttctacctcagtctgtccctctctctctgatttctacctcagtctgtccccctctctctgatttctacctcagtctgtccctctctctctgatttctacctcagtctgtccctctctctgatttctacctcagtctgtccctctctctgatttctacctcagtctgtccccctctctctgatttctacctcagtctgtccctctctctctgatttctacctcagtctgtccctctctctctgatttctacctcacagtctgtccctctcactctgatttctacctcagtctgtccctctctctctgatTTCTACCTCAGTCTGTCCCCTCTCTCTGATTTCTACCTCAGTCTGTCCTCTCTCTCTGATTTCTACCTCAGTCTGTCCTCTCTCTGATTTCTacctcagtctgtccctctctctctgatttctacctcagtctgtccctctctctctgatttctacctcacagtctgtccctctctctctgatttctacctcagtctgtccctctctctctgatttctacctcagtctgtccccctctctctgatttctacctcagtctgtccctctctctctgatttctacctcagtctgtccctctctctgatttctacctcagtctgtccctctctctgatttctacctcagtctgtcccctctctctgatttctacctcagtctgtccccctctctctgatttctacctcagtctgtccctctctctctgatttctacctcagtctgtccctctctctctgatttctacctcagtctgtccctctctctgatttctacctcagtctgtccctctctctgatttctacctcagtctgtccctctctctgatttctacctcagtctgtccccctctctctgatttctacctcagtctgtccctctctctgatttctacctcagtctgtccctctctctctgatttctacctcagtctgtccctctctctctgatttctacctcagtctgtccctctcactGATTTCTacctcagtctgtccctctctctgatttctacctcagtctgtccctctctctgatttctacctcagtctgtccctctctctgatttctacctcagtctgtccctctctctctgatTTCTACCTCAGTCTGTCCCCCTCTCTGATTTCTACCTCAGTCTGTCCCCCTCTGATTTCTAcctgtctgtccctctctctgatttctacctcagtctgtccctctcactctgatttctacctcagtctgtccccctctctctctgATTTCTACCTCAGTCTGTCCCCCTCTCTGATTTCTACCTCACAGTCCGTCCCTCTCACTCTGATTTCTACCTCagtctgtccccctctctctgaTTTCTACCTCACAGTCCGTCCCTCTCACTCTGATTTCTACCTCagtctgtccccctctctctgaTTTCTACCTCACAGTCCGTCCCTCTCACTCTGATTTCTACCTgtctgtccccctctctctctgatttctacctcacagtctgtccccctctctctgaTTTCTACCTGTCTGTCCCTCTTTCTGTGATTTCTACCTCACAGTCTGTCCTTCTCTCTGATTTCTACCTGTCTATCTCTTTCTTTGATTTCTACCTCACAGTCTGCCCCGTCACTCTGATATTTACCTCAGTCTGCCCCTCTTTCTCAGCCGCTCCCCTCATTAAATTCCTTATTAAATCACACTTATCTGCTTTTATTGTGCTGCTGCCCCTATCTTCCCTGGGAATTGGTGCCCTCTGTTCCCTGTTGTTCCTGGGAATTGGGGCCCTCGCTTCCCCGGTGTTCCTTggaatttaaaatatgtattagttatttagctttttattcagcagctcattaGTTTGCactttctgcagtctggttgctacgatctaaattcccctagcaaccatgcattgatatgaatagtagaggtctGAATAggaagacgagtaataaaaagtagaaatagaaataaatttgtagccttacagagcatttgttttttatatggggtcagtgacccctcatttgaatgcaggaaagagaaaaaggctaataattaaaaacctataacaaaaaataaacaatgaagaacaattgaaaagttacttaaaatcggccattctataacatactaaaagttgaaccaccccctttaatggATAATTGTGGCTCTTAGTAGATGAAAGTGGTGATTCCCTTTCATTACAATGGCAGCCAGTTTGCGAAACTATTGCACCAACAAAGTGCCCGGGGGGGTTATAGGGAAAGTATAAGGTGCTACTCATATTCTTTCTCTTAGCCGCACTCTTGGGACTGTCCTTATTCTCTCTCTGTAAATCTCACTGGCTTTCTTCTCAGAAACGGATGTCTGTAACAGAAGGTGGAATTAAATACTCGGAGACAACAGAGGGCGGTCGCCCCAAGCTTGGAGGATTGATGGACCCCAGGCAGGGCGTCATTGAGAGGAGTGGGAGATGTCAGACATGTGCAGGTAGGTAGTACagtagtgggggggggcagtacaGTAGGGTGGGTAGTTACAGTAGTGGGCGGGGGGGCCGTACAGTAGGAAATACAATCTTTCCAATTATTTCCCAGTTGTTGTTGCTGCTGGTGGGAAGTTGTTTTAGCCTTTGTGCATGTTGCTTGCCATTTCCTCAGCTCAGTCTGAATGTTTCAGGTAACATGACTGAATGTCCCGGCCACTTCGGGCACATTGAATTGGCCAAACCAGTCTATCatgttggatttttggtcaagaCCATGAAAGTGTTGAGATGTGTGTGCTTCTTCTGCTCCAAGCTTCTGGTTGATGCTGTAAGTACCCCAGTAACCCCTGCTCTCCATCCTTGCCTgccatatattaaaggggttgttcacctttaaattgtctTTTAGTATCatatagagcgtgatattctgagacactttgcaattggttttcaatttttactatttgtggtctttgacttgtttagttttttttcagcagctctccagtttgcagtttcagtagtctggttgctagggtccaaattcccctagcaaccatgcactgatttgaacaagactgacatatgaaaaggagaggcctgaatagaaagaggagttataaaaaaataacaacattcGTAGCCTTATACAGcagtttatttttagatgggctcagtgacccccatttgaaagctgcaaagaatcaaaagatgagaaaattcaaaaactataaaaaaaaaaatttaacactgaagaccaattgcttagaactggccattctataacataaaaaaaggttaactgaaaggtgaaccttCCCTTTAATTCGGGGACACCCCTCAACTACCAATTGTCTCCTTTCCCTCACAGAACAACCCAAAGATTAAGGACATCCTAATAAAGTCCAAAGGGCAACCCAAGAAGCGACTGACCCACGTGTATGAGTTGTgcaaggggaaaaacatttgtgAGGGGGGAGAAGAGATGGACAACAAGTTTGGGGTGGAGCAGACTGAGGGTGATGAGGACATTcagaaagaaaaggtaagttcaagCATTACATGTGCGCTATTGATCAGGGTGCTACAGGGTTAACTTGGACTTGCTTAACACATCACGGAGAGTTTTCACACATCTGgctgttttaaaacatttggatcgTTTCACTTTTTTGCTGTCAGGGACACGGTGGCTGTGGCCGCTACCAACCGCGTATTCGCCGCACTGGGCTGGAGCTCTATGCCGAGTGGAAACACGTAAACGAGGATTCCCAGGAGAAGAAAATCTTGCTGAGTCCTGAGCGTGTGCACGAGATCTTCAAGCGAATCACAGATGAGGAATGCTTCATTTTGGGAATGGACCCCCGATTTGCACGTCCTGAGTGGCTCATTATCACTGTCCTGCCTGTGCCCCCCCTGTGTGTGAGACCAGCAGTCGTAATGCAGGGCTCGGCCAGGAATCAGGTGAGACTGGGAGGGAAAGTGGAAAGCCATAGGTCATGTGGTCTGGCCATGGGTTCATTGAGATCTTTAGTAACAGAATGTTTCACTAGGATTAAAACTGAATGTGGGGACACATTGTACCGAGATCTAATCTCTATAAAAGACGGGATGATCCAGTTCAAATTGATACACCAGTTATATAGCACTCCACTAAAATGACAGAGGATGGGAGTTCGACTGGATACTGCCCGTCCCAAATGTCCTGATGCCTCCTTTTTTCATCTCATGTGGGAATGTCCACCAATCCAAAGCTACTGGGGTGAAGTAGTCAAATATATGGTTTATAGCTTTCCCAAATGTACGTAGCCCAGAGGTGTGTCTATGGAGTCTAGTAGAAGATCTCCTTCCATTGAACAAATCTAGGTTGTTGGCCAGGGCAAAGAATATAATCGTGATGAACTCGATGGGGAACAATGCGCCTAAGGTtgatttagtaaataaaatactcCCTTCTATCAGGTTAACTTGGGAAACTCAAGGCTCCCCTGGGAAATTTGAGAAAGTGTGGTCACCCTGGCTAGATAAATGTTTGCTTtataaatgaagaataaaaacCCAAAACTGAATGTGGGGGGCTCTTATGGTTTCCCAGTGGCTGCGTAACAGGACCGTATTAAGCAAGTTAGTGGATAGTGTGGGGCTCTTTATCTGACGTTCCATTGTTTGAGCAGGATGACTTGACACACAAACTGGCTGATATTGTGAAGATTAATAATCAACTCCGGAGAAATGAGCAGAATGGAGCCGCAGCCCACGTCATAGCAGAGGATGTAAAGCTGCTTCAGTTCCACGTGGCCACAATGGTGGATAATGAGATTCCTGGTCTGCCCAGGGTAAGGACTCTGATCTGAGGGGCTCATATGTCCCTATAGAAAGTCTATAGAGATACACTAGAACACATATAGAAAAGCCAGGAGATTTGCCCACTCCAGTATCCCCCCCCTGTTTAGGAGGGCTGCATGTGCATTAGGGGTGTTGGTTGTCATGGTTGGTGGGTAGATGTATTGGGGATAGAATGGGAGAGGATAATGCTTGTGTTGTCTAATAATCCCTGTGATGTCTCTAGGCCATGCAGAAGTCTGGACGTCCCTTAAAGTCAGTAAAGCAGAGGTTAAAAGGCAAAGAGGGACGAGTGAGGGGAAACCTTATGGGCAAGCGAGTGGACTTCTCTGCTAGAACTGTCATCACACCCGATCCCAATCTTTCCATCGATCAAGTTGGGGTGCCGAGGTCCATCGCTGCAAACATGAGCTTCCCCGAGATTGTCACTCCTTTCAACATTGATAGGTCCGTAACTAGTCTTTGAGCCACATGCAGGTGCTGCATATAATGCTGTATGTCTGGAACTGATGTTCATCTGTGATTGGTTTAGGCTGCAGGAGTTGGTGCGTCGTGGGAACAGTCAGTATCCTGGGGCCAAGTACATTATCCGAGATAACGGTGACCGGATTGACCTGCGATTTCACCCCAAACCCAGCGATCTACACTTACAGATTGGTTACAAGGTGAGAATCTTTTCTCTAACAcaatacccttttttttttttatattgagacGTCTTCCACATAATCGGAGACTCTGACCCAGATCTATATTCTTGTAGGTGACAGACCTGTATTATTGGTGATAGAGCAATCGGATTCTGTGttcttatatatatttgatatttgttGCCAGCCCAGTTCATTATTTTGCCTCTTTAGCAAAAGCATTGTGGCATTCACTTGCCCTTTTTGGTTGGTGATTAGGTGGAGAGACACATGTGTGACGGAGATATAGTGATCTTTAACAGACAGCCCACGCTGCACAAGATGTCTATGATGGGACATAGAGTTCGGATCTTGCCATGGTCCACTTTTCGTCTAAACTTGAGGTGAGAGCTTTGTTCTTCTCTAACAGATCACGTGTCCATGTTTGACTGCACATAGGGTAACCTCTCCCGTCCCTGCCCCACAGTGTAACCACTCCGTACAATGCTGACTTTGATGGGGATGAAATGAACCTTCACCTTCCTCAGTCTCTGGAGACCCGGGCAGAAATTCAGGAGCTGGCTATGGTTCCCAGGATGATTGTGACTCCTCAGTCCAACAGACCCGTCATGGGTATTGTGCAAGACACTCTCACAGCTGTGCGCAAATTTACCAAAAGAGACGTCTTTCTGGAACGGgtgagtaggacaagatggctgCTTCTTGCTTTAATGTGTCCTTCCTTTGCTGTATGGTAAAAGGAATGGCTCACTCTTCCCCAAACACACTCTGCATTCTCCCTCAGGCAATGTGGCATTGTCTTTGCTCTCTGCACTTTGGACAAATTCTGTTTCTTATAGGGAGAAGTGATGAATTTGCTGATGTTCTTGTCCACGTGGGATGGGAAGGTCCCACAACCGGCCATCCTGAAACCACGTCCTCTGTGGACTGGAAAGCAGATCTTCTCTCTCATTGTCCCAGGGCACATTAACTGTATCCGAACCCACAGCACACATCCAGATGATGAGGACAGCGGCCCGTATAAACACATCTCTCCAGGAGACACAAAGGTATGGTATATCTGCCTGGTTACAATTTCTATGTTGGCCCAGCTCCTCAGTACTTTCTTTCCTTAGCAGCAGGGTGCACGCCACatcatgtgttcaccttcacatgttTCTATGGAACCAAAATACGAAATTGGCAGCACTCCCAATTGTATTATAAAACCACCTTTATTCTTTCACATATAGTATGACAACagcggcaacgtttcagacccacaatggtcctttttcaagcttgaaaaaggaccattgtGGGTCAAACGTTGCTGCTGTTGTCATTCTATATATCTGCCTGGTTGCCAGACTTAGTCTTCACATAAAGCCTGTTCCTATTGCTGACATCACATTGTTCTTTCTGCAGGTGATAGTGGAAAACGGGGAGCTTGTCATGGGAATTCTGTGTAAGAAATCTCTGGGAACTTCAGCAGGTTCCTTGGTTCATATTTCCTATTTGGAAATGGGCCACGACACTACCCGTCTGTTCTATTCCAACATTCAGACTGTCATCAACAACTGGCTACTTATAGAGGGTAAGTGTTTCTAGGAGTGAAAGGTTGGGATTCTGTATGTGACTTGTATGAGGGGTTCTGGTGTGGAGCTGAGGAAATGGTATATAGTGTGACTGGGGACAATGGGAAGCCTGGGTTGTATTCATATTACTCTGTTCTGTGTTTCTTAGGTCATACAATTGGAATTGGTGACTCCATTGCTGATGCCAAAACCTATCAGGACATTCAGAATACCATTAAAAAAGCCAAGCAAGATGTAATAGAGGTGAGGCAACTATCTGTTTGCTGGGGGAATCAGGGCATCCTGTGAGTTTTATTACATGCATTGAGTATGGGCTCCACAACTTAGAATTGCTGACCTTCTGGATTCTGCTTTCCCTACAGGTCATAGAGAAAGCCCATAACAATGAACTGGAGCCCACGCCAGGTAACACCCTGCGTCAGACTTTTGAGAACCAAGTCAACAGGATCCTGAACGATGCCAGAGACAAAACTGGCTCCTCTGCCCAGAAATCTCTCTCCGAGTACAACAACTTCAAGTCCATGGTGGTGTCTGGGGCCAAAGGATCAAAGATCAACATTTCCCAGGTGTTTTATTGTTGCACGGCTAATGCAATAGTCTGGGGCAAATAAGTGTAAACAGTCACCGGGTCATTTTGGAGAGGGGATTTAAACATCTGTTCAACCCCTGCTTTCTCTCGTGCAGGTTATTGCTGTGGTCGGCCAGCAGAATGTGGAGGGAAAGCGAATTCCTTTTGGGTTCAAACATCGGACGCTCCCACACTTTATTAAGGATGATTACGGCCCTGAGAGTAGGGGCTTTGTGGAGAATTCCTACCTTGCTGGTCTGACCCCAACTGAATTCTTCTTTCATGCCATGGGAGGTAGAGAGGGTCTGATTGATACAGCTGTAAAAACTGCTGAGACAGGTAAGGGGCTCACCTGGATTCCCACCTTGCCTTGTGCAACATGGCAGCTTCTGGATCCCATGGAGTTTCTTTTCTTACTCAGGTTACATCCAGAGACGACTGATCAAGTCTATGGAGTCTGTCATGGTGAAGTATGACGCTACAGTGCGAAATTCCATCAACCAGGTTGTGCAGCTGAGATACGGAGAGGATGGTCTGGCTGGGGAGAGCGTAGAGTTCCAGAATTTGGCCACCTTGAAGCCTTCAAacaaagcatttgaaaaaaagtaaGTGGTTCTTTTTGTAGATTATGATGGGTTAGATGGGGTGCTGCATTTATTACTGAGACATTTACAGCACAGGTATTGGATAATTCATAGTGCCTTGACGTCCAAACACAATGTCTGCTACTTATTTGCTTCCTAAAGTTAGACCCTCATTATAACACTGTGCCTGGCACTGAAATCTGGCTTCCATGGCTGTACTTAACCTCTCCTGTACCCACTCTTCCCTGGCAGGTTCAAGTTTGATTATGCCAATGAGCGGGCTTTACGCAGGACGCTGCAGGAGGATGTAGTGAAGGACATTCTCAGCGATGCCCATGTACAGAATGAACTGGAGAAGGAGTTTGAGAAGATGAAGGAGGACAGAGAAGTTCTGAGGGTCATATTCCCAACTGGGGACAGCAAGGTGAGAATTGGCAGGATATTCTCAGGGAAATGTATGTCAGCAGAATGTAACTGGGTGCGAGGGAGAGGGGGCATTATTATCCTGCACTACATTCTGACTTCACTGCTTTGTGCCTAAAGGTTGTCCTTCCCTGTAACCTGCAAAGAATGATTTGGAACGCTCAGAAGATATTTCATATAAACACACGCATGCCCTCAGATCTTCACCCCATTAAAGTTGTAGATGGTATGTGGTTTACACCTCATTGTTTGATCTTCGTGTACCCAAAGGTTCTGTTTTTGCTCCTGCTAAATCTTCTTCTGCGCCTTCCTTTAGGGGTAAGGGAGCTCAGCAAAAAACTGGTGATTGTAAATGGGGACGATCCCCTCAGCCGACAGGCGCAGGAGAATGCCACCCTCCTGTTTAACATCCACCTGCGCTCCACCCTCAGTAGTCGGCGAATGATTGAGGAGTTCAGGCTCAGTGGAGAGGCTTTTGATTGGCTCTTGGGGGAGATTGAGTCTAAATTCAATCAAGCCATTGTAAGTAACCTGGAGCATGTTGGAATGGGCAGTGGGGTGTTCCTGCTTAAATGAGCATTCACTGACCTTTAACCCTTGCTGTTCAGGCACATCCAGGAGAGATGGTGGGGGCTTTGGCCGCCCAGTCTCTAGGAGAGCCAGCTACTCAGATGACCCTGAACACCTTCCATTACGCCGGTGTGTCGGCTAAAAACGTCACCCTGGGTGTCCCACGTCTAAAGGAACTGATCAACATCTCGAAGAAACCAAAGACCCCTTCTCTGACGGTCTTCTTGCTGGGGCAGTCTGCTCGGGATGCTGAGAGGGCAAAGGTTGGGAACTTGTTGGCTTGCTGACATGTTGTGCTCTATTGCAGCATAAATCTGCATGCGTGGGGGCAATGTTCTGCTTTTAGCTGATAGGCTGCAGGGACCCCGAGCAGCTAAACTTGTatcttatattttctctttttttcccctcaggATATTCTGTGCCGCCTGGAGCACACAACACTACGCAAGGTCACAGCCAACACTGCCATTTATTATGATCCAAACCCTCAGAATACTGTGGTTGCAGAGGACCAGGAATGGGTTAATGTGTACTATGAAATGCCTGACTTTGATGTGACGAGAATCTCCCCCTGGCTGCTCCGCGTGGAACTGGACCGGAAGCACATGACTGACCGCAAACTGACCATGGAGCAGATAGCGGAGAAAATCAATGCAGGTCAGTAGGACCCTCTAACTCTTCTCTTTTACTTCCTGAAACGTGTCCCTGATACAGACTCTTTTCACTGCAGGCTTTGGGGATGATCTCAACTGTATCTTCAATGATGACAACGCTGAGAAACTGGTTTTGAGAATCCGGATCATGAACAGTGAAGAAAACAAGATGCAGGACGTAAGGACTGGTGCAGGAGGGGGAACTGCAGTACTTGAAATTGAGGCTGGGAGTAGGGAAAACAGAAAATGATCAATATACGGGACAGACAATGGGGGCCCTGTAATAATTCTCTGTTCTTCTTCACTGTGACAGGAGGAGGAAGTTGTGGACAAGATGGACGATGATGTGTTTCTGCGTTGCATTGAGTCAAACATGCTGACTGATATGACTCTTCAAGGAATTGAGCAAATTAGCAAGGTGCGCCATCGTTTGCACAATTTGTGTTCACTAGTTGTGCACTGGTGCTTAAGACGTTTGCTCCTTTGTTTTTGAGGATAATACCAAATAATAAACCCTCTGAATTGCATCTTGGACAGTAGAAGGAAGTTGTGGACAAATCGGAGAGGCTTCAGTTCAGtttctgctttcctctggattaactgacAGTTAGCTTTCACTTAGATGAAACAGTTGAAcctgatggatgtgtcttttgcACCCTGAATTCCTATTGCCATGGTATTAATCTT
Coding sequences:
- the polr2a.S gene encoding DNA-directed RNA polymerase II subunit RPB1; this encodes MHGAPSGDSACPLRTIKRVQFGVIGPDELKRMSVTEGGIKYSETTEGGRPKLGGLMDPRQGVIERSGRCQTCAGNMTECPGHFGHIELAKPVYHVGFLVKTMKVLRCVCFFCSKLLVDANNPKIKDILIKSKGQPKKRLTHVYELCKGKNICEGGEEMDNKFGVEQTEGDEDIQKEKGHGGCGRYQPRIRRTGLELYAEWKHVNEDSQEKKILLSPERVHEIFKRITDEECFILGMDPRFARPEWLIITVLPVPPLCVRPAVVMQGSARNQDDLTHKLADIVKINNQLRRNEQNGAAAHVIAEDVKLLQFHVATMVDNEIPGLPRAMQKSGRPLKSVKQRLKGKEGRVRGNLMGKRVDFSARTVITPDPNLSIDQVGVPRSIAANMSFPEIVTPFNIDRLQELVRRGNSQYPGAKYIIRDNGDRIDLRFHPKPSDLHLQIGYKVERHMCDGDIVIFNRQPTLHKMSMMGHRVRILPWSTFRLNLSVTTPYNADFDGDEMNLHLPQSLETRAEIQELAMVPRMIVTPQSNRPVMGIVQDTLTAVRKFTKRDVFLERGEVMNLLMFLSTWDGKVPQPAILKPRPLWTGKQIFSLIVPGHINCIRTHSTHPDDEDSGPYKHISPGDTKVIVENGELVMGILCKKSLGTSAGSLVHISYLEMGHDTTRLFYSNIQTVINNWLLIEGHTIGIGDSIADAKTYQDIQNTIKKAKQDVIEVIEKAHNNELEPTPGNTLRQTFENQVNRILNDARDKTGSSAQKSLSEYNNFKSMVVSGAKGSKINISQVIAVVGQQNVEGKRIPFGFKHRTLPHFIKDDYGPESRGFVENSYLAGLTPTEFFFHAMGGREGLIDTAVKTAETGYIQRRLIKSMESVMVKYDATVRNSINQVVQLRYGEDGLAGESVEFQNLATLKPSNKAFEKKFKFDYANERALRRTLQEDVVKDILSDAHVQNELEKEFEKMKEDREVLRVIFPTGDSKVVLPCNLQRMIWNAQKIFHINTRMPSDLHPIKVVDGVRELSKKLVIVNGDDPLSRQAQENATLLFNIHLRSTLSSRRMIEEFRLSGEAFDWLLGEIESKFNQAIAHPGEMVGALAAQSLGEPATQMTLNTFHYAGVSAKNVTLGVPRLKELINISKKPKTPSLTVFLLGQSARDAERAKDILCRLEHTTLRKVTANTAIYYDPNPQNTVVAEDQEWVNVYYEMPDFDVTRISPWLLRVELDRKHMTDRKLTMEQIAEKINAGFGDDLNCIFNDDNAEKLVLRIRIMNSEENKMQDEEEVVDKMDDDVFLRCIESNMLTDMTLQGIEQISKVYMHLPQTDNKKKIILTEDGEFKALQEWILETDGVSLMRVLSEKDVDPVRTTSNDIVEIFTVLGIEAVRKALERELYHVISFDGSYVNYRHLALLCDTMTCRGHLMAITRHGVNRQDTGPLMKCSFEETVDVLMEAAAHGESDPMKGVSENIMLGQLAPAGTGCFDLLLDAEKCKFGMEIPTNIPGLGGGGPTGMFFGTAPSPMGGMSPAMTPWNQGATPAYGAWSPSIGSGMTPGAAGFSPSAASDASGFSPGYSPAWSPTPGSPGSPGPSSPYIPSPGGAMSPSYSPTSPAYEPRSPGGYTPQSPSYSPTSPSYSPTSPSYSPTSPNYSPTSPSYSPTSPSYSPTSPSYSPTSPSYSPTSPSYSPTSPSYSPTSPSYSPTSPSYSPTSPSYSPTSPSYSPTSPSYSPTSPSYSPTSPSYSPTSPSYSPTSPSYSPTSPSYSPTSPNYSPSSPNYTPTSPSYSPTSPSYSPTSPSYSPTSPNYSPTSPSYSPTSPSYSPSSPRYTPQSPSYTPSSPSYSPSSPSYSPTSPKYTPTSPSYSPSSPEYTPTSPKYSPTSPKYSPTSPKYSPTSPTYSPTTPKYSPTSPTYSPTSPVYTPTSPKYSPTSPTYSPTSPKYSPTSPTYSPTSPKGSTYSPTSPGYSPTSPTYSLTSPAISPDDSDEDN